The window GAGGGCCAAACAATACTATATTAAGCATAACAGATCTTTTGGAATTAATTTTATTTAAAGATGTCAATTGATCAATTAATTGACGTTTATTTCAATTGGTAAATTGAGGGTATATTTCTTCCCTGACCATCATAATCTAGGCCATAACCAACAACAAATTTATTTTCTATTTCGAAACCAATATAGTCCACCTCTACATTGTATCTTAATGCATCTGGTTTGTATAACAATGTCGCGACAGATACACTTTTTGGGTTTTTTGTATTTATTGTTTTGAGCAGATGAGTCATACTCAATCCTGTGTCAATGATATCTTCCACAACAATCACTCTTCTATTCAGAAGGTCTGATTCAAGCCCAATCAAATCAGTCACCTCCCCTTTGGAATCAGTACCAACATAAGAGGCCACTTTCATAAAAGAAATTTCAGTGGGAATATCTAAATATTTAGCCAAATCAGATAAAAACATAAATGCACCATTCAATACACCTATAATAATGGGATTGTCATTTTTAAAGTCCTTAGAAATTTGTGCACCAAGAGCTTTCAATCGAATATCGATTTCTTCAGCACTTATAAAAGGGACAAACTCTTTATCCTTTATTTTTATCATTTTAGCTAAATAAAAATGCCCTTATCATCAAGGGCGTTACAAATATAGAAAAAAAATGATTTCTATCCATTCATAATTTTTGCTAATACATTATTAGGATTAACAAGAATGATATTAGAATTTAAAAATTTCATTTACGATTTTGTGAATAATTGTCAAAAGACGACAACTATCCGTCCATAGTAGCCTAAATATAAGGTTGTAGTTTTTTGTAAGTGACTACTAATATTAAAACAGATAAGTATATATTATAAGTGTGGCAATAAGTATCTGTACATTTCGATCATACATTCCAAATCAAAAAGCGCTACTTTTTCATTCGGTGTATGCACATGATCTTCAGGAGCACCAATAAAAATCCAATCTATTGGATAAGGCGAAAATTGAATTTCTCTTCCATCACTCCCACCTGCATCCTCAACCTCAAGTTGGAAAGTAACACCACTTTGCTCTGCCAAGGCAATAATTTTGTTTACAAAACTTCTTCTGGGAATATATTTATCCCTTATGGAGATTGCAACTCCCTTCCCATGCCCTACTCCTTCAGTGACCCAAGTGATATCTGAAACTAGCGCTTGTTTGACAGGTGCATCTTCCATTATAAATTTTAGCAAATATGGCATACTCCCTCCACCATGTTCTTCATAAGTTGAAAATACAACCCAACCATCTACTAAGTCTTCACATAATTTTAAGGCATTATATACTCCAAGTCGATTATCAAGGTACGCAGCTTGAATAAATTTGTCGTCAATCCTAACATTCTGGGCGAATGACAAATAAGTACCTCGGTCAATAGCTCTAGGAAAATCATGAAATAATTCACCATCTATATTTTTTAATTTACAAAGTATAGGGCCAAGAGAATCCTCCCCACATAATAATATATTGTCTTCAAGTTCAGGCCCACCAACACAAATCAGTTGGTTTTCATACCTAGTCATAAAACCTATTGTATCAATATGCGCAAACACGGCAGTACGGGGATTACCAAATTTGAGTAATATACAATCATGAAAATTTTCTCCATGATATACTTTTGGCAAAACCTTCCAGGTATTCATGCGTTGTAAGATGAGGTTTAAAAGAAACTTCTGCATAGAAGATTCGTTACCTGAGACACTTTGTATTTCTAATAAATCTTTTAAAAGTTTCATTTTGGCATTATTTATGACAGAATTTATGCGAATGTATAGCCTAAATTCTAAAAGAATTGGAATAAAGTTTAAAGATTTAAAAATAAAATATACATTTGTGTTAAGTTAAAAGTTTATAAATTTGCATTCAAATCAATTAAACACTCAAAATTTTGAAAAAAAATTTTTTACCATGAAAAAATTACTACTATCTACATTAATGGCTGGTGCCTTAGCTTTAGGAGCTAACGCCCAGAACGACTACAACAAGTGGTCACTTGAAGTAAATGGAGGATTCAACAAACCAATGGCACCATTGTCAGCTGGTTATTTGTCTCCATCATTGAATATTGGACATGCGGACCTAGGTGTTCGATATATGTTCAATGACAAGTTCGGTACGAAACTAGATTATGGTTTCGGTTCATTTAGTGAGTCAAATGGAAATAGCCCATCTTTCTCTACCAATTACTGGAGATTGAATCTTCAGGGTGTTGCCAACTTAGGCAGAATCATGAATTGGGAAACATTCTCTAGAAGAGTGAACCTATTAGGTCACTTCGGAGCAGGTATTGGTCAAGTGAATCCACAAGAAAATGCCAATGCTGACTTCAATGATAATGTTTACAATTTCATTGCTGGTTTTACTGGACAAGTGAAACTTTCTGAAAGAGTTGCATTAAATGCTGATATCAGTACTATCATCAATGGTAGACAAACTACAACATTTGATGGGGCTAACAATATCAACCCTGGAACAATGCCAAATTCCTCCACAAACAATGGTTACTACGGTGCCAATGCTGTATGGTGGACTGGTACACTAGGATTAAGCTTTTACTTAGGCAGCAAAGACACACATGCTGATTGGTATGTAGCTGCTGACAAGTATGCCACTAAAGAAGAATTGGCTTCTCAGATCGGTGAGATCAAAGATATGCTTAAGGATTCTGATGGTGACGGTGTACCTGATTATCTTGACAAAGAGCCAAATACTCCAGCAGGTGCTAGAGTTGATTCTCATGGTAGAACTTTAGATTCTGACGGTGATGGTATTCCTGATCATTTGGACAAGTGTCCATTCGCTCCAGGTCCAGCATCTAACGATGGTTGTCCAGTTGAAGAAGTTAAAGAAGTAGATTACTTCAAGAAAGCAATTAATGAAGGTTATGTGAACGTTTACTTTGCATTTGACAGTGCTAAACCACTTGGTTACTCTGCATCTTCTGTAAATTATGTTGCAAACTTCTTGAAGAGAAATCCTGGAGTTAACGTAGAAATCAAAGGATATGCTGATGAGTTAGGTCCTGAAGATTACAATGTTAAGTTATCAGAAAGAAGAGCTAAAAATGTTCATGACTTATTGGTAGCAGCTGGTATTGAAGCTTCTAGATTATCTTACAAAGGATATGGTGAAGATACTAGTGTAGATAAGCAATCTGCTGACGCTAGACAATTAGCTAGAAGAACAAGCTTCGAAGTTAAATAAGATATAATATATCAAATGAAAACCCGATCTTTGCGGATCGGGTTTTTTTTGTACCTAATTACTTATGTCATGTTTATCTTAAGTGAAAATAATAGTATAGCAAACAACTTTCTATCAGAAATCAGAGACGTATCAATCCATCAAGACCGGCTAAGATTTAGAAAAAATTTAGAACGACTTGGTGAGATTATGGCCTACGAGATTTCGAAAACCTTAGAGTTTGAAGAATCAGAAATCCGAACTCCCTTACAAAATACAAAGGTCAATACAATACAGAATCACCCAATTTTAATCAGTATATTGAGAGCTGCATTGCCTTTTTATCAAGGTTTCTCCAATTTTTTTGACCATGCTTCTTCAGGGTTTATCGGTGCTTATAGAGCGAAAGAAACTTCAAGTCTTCATGAAGTAAATATTGATCTTGATTATCTCGCAACTCCTGCATTGGATGGAAAAGAACTTATCCTAATAGATCCGATGTTGGCAACCGGGAAATCTTTCATTAAAAGTGTTGAGGCATTATTACAAAATGGAACACCAAAAATGATCCATCTAGCTTCCATAATTGCCGCACCAGAAGGTATAAATTATATCAAAGAATCAATGTCAATACCTTTCAAGATATGGACTTGTGCTTTAGATGAAAAACTTAACTCAAAATCTTACATTATCCCAGGTCTCGGAGACGCAGGTGATTTAGCATTCGGAGAAAAACTTTAATTCAAAAATGGTTTATTTAATATTAATTATAGGTCTAGGAATACTTCTTCTTGGGGGGAAATTACTTGTCGATGGTGCATCATCAATCGCAGCTAAGTTGGGATTAAGTGCAGGACTAATTGGTTTGACAGTAGTAGCTTTTGGTACATCTGCGCCAGAACTCTTAGTAAGTGTCAATGCCGCTTTGAAAGGCACAAGTGACATAGCTGTAGGGAATGTAGTGGGTTCGAATATTGCTAACATCTCTTTAGTTCTGGGGATAAGTGCTATCTTATTCCCAATAGTTTTGCATATCAATGTATTGAAGTTAGATTATTTATTTACTTTAATATCTTCATCCTTATTTTTTATCCTCTCCTACAACAATGTCATTTCTAGGGTAGAGGGCTTGATATTTGTGATTTTATTGGTATTGGTAAACTTGTATATTTTCAAAAAACTAAAAGGCACAGAGCCTGAACTTACAGAAGAAGAGGCCGAATCATTAAAAAAGGAATCTACCTGGAAAGCTGCAGGTTTAATTGTGTTGGGGGTTGCTGGACTATATTTTGGTTCTGATATGTTTGTAGATAGCGCGGTGGAAATTTCAAGGGTATTTGGTGTAAGTGAGCGGATTATAGGAGTTACCGTCATTGCAATAGGCACGAGTCTTCCTGAGTTGACAACATCAGTCATTGCTGCGATCAATAAGAAAACAGATATAGCGATTGGAAACATATTAGGAAGTAATATTATGAATGTGTTGGGGATTATTGGAATTACAGCACTAGTTCAACCTATCGCAGTAACTGAACAGTTTTTAAGCCAAGATTTTATTTGGATGCTGGCTATTACAGTAATTTTGTTCCCTATTTTAAGATTAAGGTTAAATGTTTCCCGTTGGGAAGGTGGTTTATTGGTTTTATTGTATGCTATTTACCTTTATTCCATTTTATGATTGACTATTTGCTTAAATTTCTAGCTATCTATGTCACCTGTCTTTTTAAATTTGTAGCAGGCCCTATTTTAGGTTCTGCTGCAGGTTATTCTATTTTTGAAATTACGATAGTATCTGTTGCGGGGATGATGACATCTGTATTCTTGATCAGCTATTTAGGAGATTGGATCAAGACTAATTGGTCGTTTAAAGTAAGTAAGAAGCGTAATAAGTTTTCCAAAAAGAATAGGAGAATTGTCAAAGTATGGCAAAAATTTGGTCCGATTGGCATCGCTGCCATTACCCCTATGCTCTTGACTCCTATTGGAGGAACGATTATTATGAGTGCTTTTCGAGTGGAAAAAAAAGTAGTCTTTACTTATATGTTTTTAAGTGGGGTTTTTTGGGCTATCATTTTGGGAGCATCTATTAATCAAATTTTATCTATTCCTATTGTAGATAAGCTTATTGGATGATTTTGAACCTCTAGAAGTGCCTAGAAAAGTGTTTTCTATTGGGAAAATTTTACAAGACTTGTTTCACTCTAAAGCTAAGAACGAATTAGGCTGCTAATACTTCCTCTTGGAAATGGATTTCAAAAGAAGCTCCTGGGTTGGAGGTGATTTTCAATTTCCCATTAATCTGTCTCGTCAAGGTACGTACAAGTTTCAGTCCAAGAGATCTGGTTTTATCTATATCAAGGTTTTCATCAAGACCTTTTCCAGAATCTTCCACCAAAAGCCTATAAGCACCTGGTTCGGTCTGGCTGAACTTGATATAAATATCACCAACTTCAAGATGTTCGAAGGCATATTTTAGAGAGTTGGATAGTAATTCATTTGTAATCAAACCTACAGGTACAGCCATATCCATATCTAAATTGATTTCTTCTGCCTCAATATGTACTTCAATTTGTTTTTCCGATCTATATGTTTGGGTGAGAAAATCACTTAGTTGCAGCATGTATTCCTGCATGTTGATTTTAGATAAATTTTCATATTGATAGAGTTTTTCATGAATTAAAGCCATTGTTTTTACTCTACTTTGACTTTCCTTCATGGCATCTTTGACTTTGTCATCTGCTAGACCTCGAGTCTGCATGCTTAGAAGACTAGAAATGATTTGAAGATTATTTTTCACTCGATGGTGAATCTCTTTCAACAAAAGTTCTCTTTCATCATTTTGTTTGGCTATTTCTTTATTTTTAGCTGAAAGCGTTTTATTGAGATTCTTCCTTGTTTTAGCTTGGACGAAAAACAATCCTGCCATTGCTAAGAATATTATTAGCCCTGCAATACTCAGGTAAATTTGGGCTTGCTGTTTTTGCCCTCTTAATTCTTGTAGTTCCCTTTCATTTTCGAGGACAGCTATTGCTTGATCTTTCTTCTCTGTCTCGTATTTAGTCTCTAATTCTGCTAACTGTTGATTTTTCACTTCATTGAAAACGGAGTCGCTGTAATTATGAAAAAGGGCGAGATTGTCGTAGGCTCGCTTAAAATCCCCCATACCTTGGTAAGTTTCAGCAAGTCCTTGATAAGCATCCCTTAAGTCTGTGAGATTCTTTAGATTTTTTCTTATTTCTAGTGATTTATTGATATACTCTAAAGCTTTTGAGTAGGCTTTTTCTTTGTTTAATGCATATCCAATATTGAATAGAAAACCTGCATAAGATTCCGTATTTTCATTTTTGATATACTTTGCGGTTTGTTCGTAATAATCGACTGCCTTTTTGTAATCTTCTTGAGTAAAAGCGATGTTCCCCATTTGATTTAGAACCATTCCTGTCTCCTCCCCTAAGTCCTTTGATTTAAAATATTGAAGCGCTTTTTGAGAAAAGTATTCAGCTGAGTCCATACTTGTATTATGATAATGATACTTACCGAATTTATAATCAAGCATCGCAATTTCATATTGATTAGCTCTATCTTGAAAGAAGTTTTTACTTCTCAATAAAGCTTGATATTGCTTATCAGTCTCTCCTTTCAGTTCATAAATATCTGACATGTTTGAACTCAATCTACTGATATAATAGTCGTTTTTATTACTTTCTGCAATTCGAAATGCCTTTAAAAGCAATTCTAAGCCTTCATCTTGTCTATTTATTTTGCTGAGCACCGAATTTTTATTCATGTAAAAACCCACCCAACGTAAATCCATGGAATCTAGATAACTTCTTAGTAAAGAATCAGTTTTATTGTAATAAAATATGGTCGTATCAAATTGCGACTGCTGATAGTAAACTAATCCTATGTTTTCGTAAACATTACTAAGTGACTTGGCATCAGCCAGTGATTCAAAAATCGGGATAGTTTCATAGTAATTCATGATCGCAGAATCATATTGTCCTGAACGCTCTTGCATTACTCCCAAATTCATAGCCATGCCAGCAGCGCTACGAAAAGCGCTGTCTTTTAGATAATAGGTTTTTGCATTTCTAAAGGCCTCTTTAGCTACATTGATTTCACCTCTATAAAACTCTAATGTTCCAATTCCTTTATAAAGTGTCGCTAAAACACCAGGAAACTGTTTTGTTTCTGGGTTTTCAATTGCTTGATTAAAAAACTTAAAGAATTCGGGGTCAAGGCTATCTATTCCCTTGCTCTCTATAATGAATGTAATGTCTTTTATCTTTTCAATGTCTTGCAACTTGAATGATTCTTGATACTTCTTTTGATAATAACCTAATGAATCTGTAAGCCATTGAGATTTTTGGGGAAATGAAATAAGTGGGCTTAATAAGAAGATGAAAAGTGAAAAGGTAAATTTATTTTTCATTGATTCAAAAGTAAGAGTTCTCAAATTAAATTTTATGCAATTAACTGATATTAAAATAGTTATTAAAAGTAAATTTACAGAAATATCTTAAAGATATTTCTGTAAATTCTAACAATCTTATTAGGGTTTAACATGTTCATTTTTCATTATTGCTAATTCCTATTCCTTTTTTTAGCATATCTAGATCCATAAAAAACTGCCTTTCAAAATAAAAGGCAGTTAGTAATTGATTAAACATATATCTTCAAGTGGTCTCTTTGAATCAGGCATATCTGAGACTTTTTCAGCAAGCCGAATTGATCCAAATGACAGTCATTAATTATTTAGCTCAAATCGAATTGGAAGCTGATAAGCCACTTCTTTTGGCACCCCATTCTGCAGAGCAGGGGACCATTTTGGCATTTCTTTGATCAGTCTCAAGGCTTCATTATCCAAATCAGGATGGACACTTTGGGCGATATAGGGTTTTAAAATTTCACCTTTTTCTGATATTCTAAAATTAACCAAGACAACTCCTTCAACTCCTTGTCTGAATGCCAAATCAGGATAGATGATTTGTTGTTGAATAAAAGTTGCCATTGCTTCTTGACCTCCTATGAACTCAGGGAGTTCCATTTCTCTAAGTAGAACTTCTTTTTTTTCATTATTTGAATTATTCGCTATCAGCCTAGTTTCTTGAGCTGCTACTGTAAGAATAATCAAAAACGTAAATGCGAAGATTGAAAGTGTCTTTTTCATGATTGCTTTGGTTTTGGTTTTGTAAAAATTTATAGTTGAATCTATGAAGAATGTCTATATCCTAATGAATAAAAGGGAGCAAGCTGCAGTAAATGAGGAAGAAGTGTAAAAAAATGTAAAACTAAGAAAGAGACCTAAGGCTAAAGATTAGTTGATTGGGTAAATGGGAATTGGTATGTTGACTTGGAAAAATGGAAGATTAAGTAGATTAAAGGATTTGGGTTATTTAGAGCAATTTGATTTGATGTAGTAGCCAACTGTATTGGTTTCTACTAATTGGGATTTCCTTTCCTGCTATATGAACAGCTTCAGCTTGGATTCCTTGAATTTCTTCAAGGTTGATCAAATACGATTTGTGTACTCTAGCAAACCTATTTGGATCTAATTTAGCTTCCAATTCCTTTAAGATAGAGCGAATTACAAATTTCTTGTCTTTGGTATAAACTTGGGTATAGTTAGCATCTGCCTCAAAATAAATAATATCGGAGAGTTTAAGTTTGACTAACATCCCGTTTGTTCTTATAAAAAGGCTGTCTTTGAGCACAAACTCTTCTGATTTATCTTCATTTTTCTTTGATTGCTCTTTGGCATAGTTTGCCATTGCCATTTCAATAGCGGCTAAGATGTCCTTTTCATTATATGGTTTTACTAAATATCCTAAAGGATGGACTTCTTTTGCTCTGTTGAGAGTCTGTCTATCCGAATAAGATGATACGATTATGAATGGAAGGTGGAAGTTTTCATTGATTTCTGCTGCTAGTTCTATTCCATCCTTACCTCCTTTTATTTGAATGTCTAAAAGTGCCAAGTCGGGTGCAAACTCGTCTATCATAGCCAATGCTTCTCTCGCGCTGATTGCAATACCACAAACCTCATATCCAAGATCTTCTAAAATATCTTTCAGATCTTCAGCAATAACAAGTTCATCTTCAACGATAAGAATTTTCAATTTATTCAAAGTCTTTTCAATAGTTTATAGTTAGAAAAATAAAAGAATGCATGTAAGTTAAATAGGTAATACAAAAAAAACCAAAGAAAATCCTTGGTTTTTTTTATTAAATTAATCCCACATCCTTTATGAAAAAGGAATCCTCTAACCTAACATTTTAATTTTTTAAACCCAAAGAATTCGTTTGCTAAATTAAAATTTAAGCTTTGAAGACATTAGATATTAAATGAACCTGAGCGCTATTTGTTTAAAAAAATATTGAATATTATCCTCCAATACTTGCATAGCATCAAAAATACTTCTACTTTTGTACCACAATATAAGCAGAAGGCTGATTGAAACAAGAAAAAGCGATAAATAAGTCAAAAAACATATCACAGGTTAAAGCTGTTGGTAGTTCTTCGGTCTAATATCCGCAGTAGCAGATACAAGTTCGAGGTCATAAAAAAGATTGATTTATTAAGTCTATAAGATATATCGCGGGATGGAGCAGTTGGTAGCTCGTCGGGCTCATAACCCGAAGGTCACAGGTTCGAGTCCTGTTCCCGCTACTATGAAGCCAAGCAGAAATGCTTGGTTTTTTTGTTTACACTTTTTTGAAAAGAGAAATGTTTGAAACCATTTTAGACCTTTAAAGGCTCCTTATTTTTCCATTTATTAAAACCTTTTTTTGTTGAAAATCAAACCATTAAAATATTGTTAATCTAGTACAATTAAGCTTAATTATTTACTTAAAATTCTATCAAAAATACCTTTAAAATAGCTTTAAACAGACTTTATGTCTAGTTTGGCTATAGTCTGCTTTATGTTTGATACGTGTCTGATATGGTATTGATATGGATATGATACGGAGTTAATACGTGTTTGAATAGGATAAGTCACTAATTATCATTATCTTAGAGTCCGATCAAACACTAAGAAATTATGGCTAAGCAAACAGGATCATTAACGCTAGAAGGAACAATGGGAAATGTTATCTTTTACAAGAGAAATGGAAAGTTTTATTCCAGGTCAAAAGGAAGCCCCAAAAAGAAAAGATTAAAGGAAGGCCCAGAATTTGAGAACTCTAGAAGGGTAAGTTCTGAATTTGGTCATGCCTCGAAATTCGCAGCAAAACTATCCCGGTCATGTGTAGGTCTTCTGAATCCAGGCAGACATGATGGTTTACATGGAAGGTTGACTTCAAAAATGCATAAGGTAGTTCAATCCGACCCTGTCAGTGTATATGGCTGTAGAAGGTTGCGATTTGGAGATTTAGATTTAATGAAAGGATTCGATTTTGAAGCTACTTCTTTGAAAAGTCTTATCGCAAATATGCCTACTGTTGACCATCAAGGTCAGGTGGTTCGAATTAACTTTAGTAGAATTGGAGGTGTTAAGAAAAAGGCTATTCCTGGCGGGGCTACACATTACAGGGTGGATCTACTATGGTGTAGGCTTCATGAAGTCAATGAAAAAGTAGGTTATCAGGAATATCAGGAGAATATTCTTGATTTAGATGATTCTCTTGATTTAAATGGGATTAAAGAAATGGATTTGGGCAGTGCGTTGCAAGAAGAAGAGGTATTGTTTCTTGTGATGGGGATTGTCTTTTTGCAGGAGGTTAATGGAAAGATGAATGAGTTAGCGGGGAAAAGAGCTGTGGGGGTTTTAGAGGTATTGAAAAGATGAATGACACAAGGTTAAAGGAAAAAAGGAAGACCACGAATTTAGCGAATTGAACGAATTTAGACTTAAGGGATTTGGGAGGTAGTTAGTATTTGATGTTCGGAAATTCGATTTGGAGGGATTATAAATTATGGCGCTGAAGCGCTATAGATTGACACGAAGAGCTCCAAGAGTCACAATGATATAATTTAAGTAATTGGCTAATTGAAGGAAAAAGTTTAAAGAGCAAAGTCCTTTTATTACACCGAGTTGCTCAGAGGAGGCACGGAGGATCACAGAGGAAAGGGTGTGAAAGGATAAAGTCTGAGTGATGAAAAAAAACAAGGAAGGAAGCCCCGAAGCGGGCTTAACATTGAATAGCCATGTACAAGGCGCAGAAAATCCTTTATAGTCACCACTTTTTGTAATGCGCCGCCGTGCATGGTAAAGGAATGCGCACATCTGACCGTGAGTCCCGGCGGTGGATATGTTAGGAAGAAGAGGTGGCTCTCGGGACGATAGGGTTCTTGTAAAATTAGAAGGGTGAAGGGTTGATTTTGAGGAGTGAGAGAATCTGTTTTGAGATGAATATATTGTTTTCTCTTACTTTTTGTCTTGACACAAAAAGTAACCAAAAAGTCAAGACGGAGATATCCTATCCACGCTCAAGGCCATCGCCGGCCCGGATCTCCGTCGTCCCGCCCGCATCAGACGGTTTGATTAAAATTGAAAGGTTTTTATTGAAACAAGATTAGAGCCGTCTTTTAAGATACCATGAATTGTGAGGGAAGATCGGGAAAAGATTAAAATTGTATTAAATTAAAGATTAAATGTTCTTTTTTAAAGAATTAAAATTACGGGGTCTAGTCATGGGGTCTACGTATCCCCTACGTTACCCCAACGTTGATACTAGACTGCTACTACGTTGGTACTAGGGAGGTGGAGGTTTAAATGGTTAATTGGGTTAACTGAATAACTTAGGGTAATGGTGGAAGCAAATGACAACAATTGAATTTTATTTGTTAGCTATTAAAATTTCTTTGATGGATTCATTTAGGGTTAGAATGGATTGTAGTATTTGATTCAGGGTTTTATTGTGGTCTTCAATTTTACTTAAATCTAACTTGAAACTGGAATTTGAGGAGCTTTGATATAGGTTTTCGAGAAGTTGTTCAGGGTTAGATACTAGCAAGTGAAGTGGATCTACTTTTAGAAACTCAGAGATATTTTGGATGAAGTCAATGGTGATTTTTGTCTCCCCTCTTTCATATTTGGTATATGCCGCTTCCTTTAAACCTAAATGAAAGGCTACTTCAAAGGCTTTTTTCTGTCTCAATTTACGGAAGAGAGAGATATTTTTTCCTACTGTTTGATTGTCCAGGATCATAAAGTTTACCTATAAATTTTCTCCATCTCTATTTATTTTAAAGCCGCATAAATTAAGCCCCACTAATCTTGCTGATATGCTTTAGTTTTGAAGAATACTTAGTATATTTAACTTAGAAGAGTGTTGTACAAATTTTTAAAAAAAATTGGATAGAGAGAGTTAAGTATTTTACTAATTGAGTATTTAACAGTGAATTTTAGTCGAAATATTTCTAATATGGTCAAAGCACAGAAAATTATTCGAATATTAAGAGAGTCAAGAGACTTCTCTCAAGAATATGTGGCCAATGTTTTGGATATTAATCAGAAAACATATTCTAATTTAGAGTCAGGAAAAACTAAGTTGACCTTAGAGAGAATACAACAATTAGCAGAGTTTTACCATGTCAAACCTGATTACTTTTTATCAGAAGATTTACCAATAATAAATTATAATACAGGTGAATACAGTAGGTCCATTATATCGACAAATAAATACCACGAAGGCAAAAATGATAATTCTGAATTTTACGAAAGAATAATTAAGGAGAAAGATATCCAAATTGGTAATTTAATTAAAGAATTAGAATCTTTAAAAAAAGACAAAGAAGAGCTATTTTTGATAATTAAAAATATGAATAGAATTGATAAACCAATACAATGAAATATACACTTTTAAAAAAATTACGTGAAGAGTTTAAGTATGATATTGACTTGGTGGCTGCCAAAGCAGACCTTACTGATTCAGAATATTTGGAGATAGAAAATGGTATCAGGAAATTAGATATTTTACAGGCTGCAAAGCTCGGTGATCTATATGAAATCAATCCAAGTCATTTATTAGAACTTGCTGAAAGCATAAACTATAATATTGGAAGCTACAGTAGAACGATCTATGCGGAAAATTATATTGAATCAAAAGAAGATAAAATTTAAGTTGTAAATTAAGGACTATAATTTGACTAGTAATATTCAGAAGCACATTGCCCAATTGTGATCAATTGATTCTGGTCTATGATAAACTTTATGATTCTATATCAAAAATAACTGAACCTCTTTTTTCTTTTTAATGAATATCATTTCAAAGAAGGTGATTTTTCTACAAGAATCATCAATCCTTCAATTTCCAAATCACGGAGCTTCATTCCGGCTTGGATAAATTCATCTGCTTGAATATGCTTCTTGAATTCATAGATAAGCTTAAGTAACAGCTTCGCTTTCTGTATCCTTTCACCTGGAAAAGGATTTAAATTAGCCTCTAAGATCTTTTTAAGCTTGATTTCAATCTGCTCCTCCCTCCTTTCCAGTTCCGCTAAAATCTCAAAAACATCCATTGTCTATATTATTAACATTTATAAGTCAATAATATTATCATTATCTTTTCAATTTCAAAGGCTGCTTTTTTAATAAATTCAGTCAAACAATGTCAATTATCATCAAAAAACTAAAGTGCCAATTAAATTTTATTGCAAATCCGACCAAAAACAAGCAAATTGTTGAATGAAATTTTTCAACGCTAATTCGGGAAAATGAACCACAAATTT is drawn from Belliella baltica DSM 15883 and contains these coding sequences:
- the hpt gene encoding hypoxanthine phosphoribosyltransferase; translated protein: MIKIKDKEFVPFISAEEIDIRLKALGAQISKDFKNDNPIIIGVLNGAFMFLSDLAKYLDIPTEISFMKVASYVGTDSKGEVTDLIGLESDLLNRRVIVVEDIIDTGLSMTHLLKTINTKNPKSVSVATLLYKPDALRYNVEVDYIGFEIENKFVVGYGLDYDGQGRNIPSIYQLK
- a CDS encoding M20/M25/M40 family metallo-hydrolase; its protein translation is MKLLKDLLEIQSVSGNESSMQKFLLNLILQRMNTWKVLPKVYHGENFHDCILLKFGNPRTAVFAHIDTIGFMTRYENQLICVGGPELEDNILLCGEDSLGPILCKLKNIDGELFHDFPRAIDRGTYLSFAQNVRIDDKFIQAAYLDNRLGVYNALKLCEDLVDGWVVFSTYEEHGGGSMPYLLKFIMEDAPVKQALVSDITWVTEGVGHGKGVAISIRDKYIPRRSFVNKIIALAEQSGVTFQLEVEDAGGSDGREIQFSPYPIDWIFIGAPEDHVHTPNEKVALFDLECMIEMYRYLLPHL
- a CDS encoding OmpA family protein; protein product: MKKLLLSTLMAGALALGANAQNDYNKWSLEVNGGFNKPMAPLSAGYLSPSLNIGHADLGVRYMFNDKFGTKLDYGFGSFSESNGNSPSFSTNYWRLNLQGVANLGRIMNWETFSRRVNLLGHFGAGIGQVNPQENANADFNDNVYNFIAGFTGQVKLSERVALNADISTIINGRQTTTFDGANNINPGTMPNSSTNNGYYGANAVWWTGTLGLSFYLGSKDTHADWYVAADKYATKEELASQIGEIKDMLKDSDGDGVPDYLDKEPNTPAGARVDSHGRTLDSDGDGIPDHLDKCPFAPGPASNDGCPVEEVKEVDYFKKAINEGYVNVYFAFDSAKPLGYSASSVNYVANFLKRNPGVNVEIKGYADELGPEDYNVKLSERRAKNVHDLLVAAGIEASRLSYKGYGEDTSVDKQSADARQLARRTSFEVK
- the upp gene encoding uracil phosphoribosyltransferase yields the protein MFILSENNSIANNFLSEIRDVSIHQDRLRFRKNLERLGEIMAYEISKTLEFEESEIRTPLQNTKVNTIQNHPILISILRAALPFYQGFSNFFDHASSGFIGAYRAKETSSLHEVNIDLDYLATPALDGKELILIDPMLATGKSFIKSVEALLQNGTPKMIHLASIIAAPEGINYIKESMSIPFKIWTCALDEKLNSKSYIIPGLGDAGDLAFGEKL
- a CDS encoding calcium/sodium antiporter, with translation MVYLILIIGLGILLLGGKLLVDGASSIAAKLGLSAGLIGLTVVAFGTSAPELLVSVNAALKGTSDIAVGNVVGSNIANISLVLGISAILFPIVLHINVLKLDYLFTLISSSLFFILSYNNVISRVEGLIFVILLVLVNLYIFKKLKGTEPELTEEEAESLKKESTWKAAGLIVLGVAGLYFGSDMFVDSAVEISRVFGVSERIIGVTVIAIGTSLPELTTSVIAAINKKTDIAIGNILGSNIMNVLGIIGITALVQPIAVTEQFLSQDFIWMLAITVILFPILRLRLNVSRWEGGLLVLLYAIYLYSIL